From a region of the Williamsia phyllosphaerae genome:
- a CDS encoding GtrA family protein, with translation MSFIDGLMARTPAPVQRLALRHHELIKFALVGGSTMIFDMAIFYSLSLSVLEQKPVVAKVIASTLATVLSYFLNREWAFKNRGGRQTHHEVLLFFVISGMGVILQAAPLFIANNLFDVRNHASVAQLVVIDFVLGYVIGNVLQLAFRFWALRKFAFPETQGHEDQEIEALATGQVTFDENKPASQSDSIS, from the coding sequence GTGTCGTTCATCGACGGGTTGATGGCCCGTACCCCAGCGCCGGTGCAGCGGCTGGCGCTCCGTCATCACGAACTGATCAAGTTCGCGCTCGTCGGCGGGTCCACGATGATCTTCGACATGGCGATCTTCTACAGCCTGAGCCTGTCGGTTCTCGAACAGAAGCCGGTCGTCGCGAAGGTCATCGCCAGCACCCTCGCCACCGTCCTGAGCTACTTCCTCAACCGTGAGTGGGCGTTCAAGAACCGCGGCGGCCGTCAGACGCACCACGAGGTCCTGCTGTTCTTCGTCATCAGCGGGATGGGTGTGATCCTGCAGGCGGCGCCGCTGTTCATCGCCAACAACCTGTTCGACGTGCGCAACCACGCCAGCGTCGCGCAGCTGGTGGTCATCGACTTCGTGCTCGGCTACGTCATCGGCAACGTCCTGCAGCTCGCGTTCCGGTTCTGGGCGTTGCGCAAGTTCGCCTTCCCGGAAACGCAGGGTCACGAGGACCAGGAGATCGAGGCGTTGGCCACCGGGCAGGTCACCTTCGACGAGAACAAGCCCGCGTCGCAGTCGGACTCGATCTCCTAG
- a CDS encoding sensor histidine kinase, whose amino-acid sequence MIAMVVGLGLLLGLPLMFTAWWWVDDLAHQDLDQRLKRVSSELIDQEVAGREGPASIDSAPFRLLLPANGRLELQYPAAPGETDRTEVGSPIGGSTVSESVSLGDAGAITMEIPLTQVRSNQWTAVGVVALVLTMSVAAGTAVAAFTAKRLADPLEELAERASSMAQGDFHSAWKTHGIVELDRVSSALEVANREIALRLEREGEIVGEVSHQLRSRLTAIQLRLDELSLHDDTNVVTEAEAAHEQVERLNRELDELIAVSRDSAVVPKGPIPVQSAIDPLVRDFTDSFGQEGRSLGVTYSGDTTAWSTPSRLREAVSVLIDNALRHGDGDTLVDVAELSGAGMLRVSVSDEGAGVPDEIVPYIFRRGYSSGGSSGVGLSLARALIEADGGRLDLAARRPATFTIVVPTGESGPLSGPRGRPVGAAREPR is encoded by the coding sequence ATGATCGCGATGGTGGTCGGGCTGGGCCTGCTCCTGGGTCTGCCGTTGATGTTCACCGCCTGGTGGTGGGTCGACGATCTGGCGCATCAGGATCTCGACCAACGGCTCAAACGGGTGTCGAGCGAGCTCATCGACCAGGAGGTCGCGGGCCGTGAGGGCCCGGCCTCGATCGACAGTGCCCCGTTCCGCCTGCTCCTCCCGGCCAACGGTCGGCTCGAACTGCAGTACCCGGCCGCCCCGGGCGAGACCGACCGCACCGAGGTCGGTTCGCCCATCGGCGGTTCCACGGTGAGCGAGTCGGTGAGCCTGGGCGACGCCGGCGCCATCACGATGGAGATCCCGCTGACGCAGGTGCGCAGCAATCAGTGGACCGCGGTCGGTGTCGTCGCGCTGGTGCTGACGATGTCGGTGGCCGCGGGCACGGCCGTCGCCGCGTTCACCGCCAAACGGCTGGCCGACCCGCTCGAGGAACTGGCCGAGCGTGCGTCGAGCATGGCCCAGGGCGACTTCCACTCGGCGTGGAAGACGCACGGCATCGTCGAACTCGACCGCGTCTCCAGTGCGCTGGAGGTCGCCAACCGGGAGATCGCGCTGCGCCTCGAACGGGAGGGCGAGATCGTGGGCGAGGTCTCACATCAGCTGCGGAGTCGGCTCACCGCCATCCAACTCCGACTCGACGAACTCTCCCTGCACGACGACACGAACGTGGTCACCGAGGCCGAGGCCGCCCACGAGCAGGTCGAACGCCTCAACCGCGAACTCGACGAACTCATCGCGGTGTCCCGCGACTCCGCCGTCGTGCCAAAGGGGCCGATCCCGGTGCAGTCCGCCATCGATCCGCTCGTCCGCGACTTCACCGACTCGTTCGGTCAGGAGGGACGGTCGCTGGGGGTCACCTACAGCGGGGACACCACCGCGTGGTCGACGCCGAGCCGTCTGCGGGAGGCGGTCAGCGTCCTCATCGACAACGCGCTGCGCCACGGCGACGGTGACACCCTCGTCGACGTCGCCGAGCTGTCCGGGGCCGGGATGCTGCGGGTCTCGGTGTCCGACGAGGGGGCCGGCGTCCCCGACGAAATCGTCCCTTACATCTTCCGCCGCGGGTACTCCAGTGGCGGGTCGAGCGGGGTGGGGCTGTCGCTGGCACGGGCCCTGATCGAGGCCGACGGTGGCCGTCTCGATCTGGCCGCGCGACGCCCGGCCACGTTCACCATCGTGGTGCCCACCGGCGAGTCGGGTCCGTTGTCGGGACCGCGCGGACGACCGGTCGGGGCCGCGCGCGAGCCCCGCTGA
- a CDS encoding response regulator transcription factor, whose protein sequence is MTDVLLAEDDEAIAGPLARALTREGYGCEIVTTGPDALERSKDTRFELLVLDLGLPEMDGLEVCRRVRAARPQLAVLMLTARTDEVDFVVGLDAGADDYVGKPFRLAELLARVRALLRRKQGVDLVLEAGDIHLDARGRRVLVGGKDATLANREFDLLRFLMERGGEVVSREEILTEVWGSADLRSSKTLDMHVSWLRRKIGDDQSGRKKRIVTVRGVGFRFDPD, encoded by the coding sequence GTGACGGACGTACTGCTGGCCGAAGACGACGAGGCGATCGCCGGACCCCTGGCCCGGGCGCTCACCCGTGAGGGCTACGGCTGCGAGATCGTGACCACCGGACCGGACGCACTCGAGCGTTCCAAGGACACCCGGTTCGAGTTGCTCGTCCTCGACCTCGGTCTGCCCGAGATGGACGGCCTCGAGGTCTGCCGCCGGGTGCGTGCGGCCCGCCCGCAACTCGCGGTGCTGATGCTCACCGCCCGCACCGACGAGGTCGACTTCGTGGTCGGTCTCGACGCGGGTGCCGACGACTACGTCGGCAAACCGTTCCGACTCGCCGAGTTGCTGGCCCGCGTCCGCGCGCTGCTGCGGCGCAAGCAGGGCGTCGACCTCGTCCTGGAGGCCGGTGACATCCACCTCGACGCCCGCGGTCGCCGGGTGCTCGTCGGCGGCAAGGACGCGACCCTGGCCAACCGTGAGTTCGACCTCCTGCGGTTCCTGATGGAACGCGGCGGCGAGGTCGTGAGCCGCGAGGAGATCCTCACCGAGGTGTGGGGATCGGCCGACCTGCGCTCGTCGAAGACCCTCGACATGCACGTGTCGTGGTTGCGCCGCAAGATCGGCGACGACCAGTCCGGGCGCAAGAAGCGCATCGTCACCGTCCGCGGTGTCGGCTTCCGATTCGATCCGGACTAG
- a CDS encoding PH domain-containing protein has product MGYPENILADGEHVVLHRHPHWKCLVLPTIVFLLVTAAAGVAAGYLTSSSLSGTGELVVWVVIAVVWLALIVWFFLRPLISWRTTHFVLTDRRVTFRNGILTRSGIDIPLQRINSVEFRHGLVDRMLRTGTLIIESASDDPLSFDDIPQVEKVHSLLYHEVFDRGDGNVNT; this is encoded by the coding sequence ATGGGGTATCCGGAGAACATCCTCGCCGACGGCGAACACGTGGTGCTGCACCGTCACCCGCACTGGAAGTGTCTGGTCCTCCCCACGATCGTGTTCCTGCTGGTCACGGCCGCGGCGGGCGTGGCGGCCGGCTACCTCACCTCGTCCTCGCTGAGCGGAACCGGTGAGCTCGTGGTGTGGGTCGTCATCGCCGTGGTGTGGCTGGCTCTGATCGTCTGGTTCTTCCTGCGTCCGTTGATCTCTTGGCGCACAACGCACTTCGTGCTCACGGACCGCCGGGTTACCTTCCGCAACGGCATCCTCACCCGCTCGGGCATCGACATCCCGCTGCAGCGCATCAACTCGGTCGAGTTCCGCCACGGACTCGTCGACCGCATGCTCCGCACCGGGACGCTCATCATCGAGTCCGCGTCGGACGACCCGCTGTCCTTCGACGACATCCCGCAGGTCGAGAAGGTGCACTCGTTGCTCTACCACGAGGTGTTCGACAGAGGCGACGGTAACGTGAACACGTGA
- a CDS encoding DUF6069 family protein: MYPNDPRDPRTRAYEQQPQHDPYGQDQYGQAQYGKDSYAGDRYAADNYYDDRAYDDRRRAADPYPAPAAERSRSRAPKAPRRGPRVNAGLFAGGVLATAVVTALAAWLAAWIIRVISQRITETGKFGVWNPVAQDEYWFAVVGVLCAILAGALWYVLHMTTPSPDSFFAGIVGLLIAAAVLLPLLLSQEWTSAIGTAVMHLVIGLPIFFLIRAMGAKSLEY; encoded by the coding sequence ATGTACCCGAACGATCCTCGAGACCCGCGCACACGAGCGTACGAACAGCAGCCCCAGCACGATCCGTACGGCCAGGACCAGTACGGCCAGGCCCAGTACGGAAAAGATTCCTATGCCGGTGACCGCTATGCGGCCGACAACTACTACGACGACCGCGCCTACGACGACCGTCGTCGGGCCGCGGACCCCTACCCGGCGCCGGCCGCCGAGCGTTCGAGGTCGCGCGCTCCCAAGGCGCCGCGTCGCGGACCCCGTGTCAACGCCGGCCTGTTCGCGGGCGGTGTGCTGGCCACCGCGGTCGTGACCGCCCTCGCGGCCTGGCTGGCCGCCTGGATCATCCGGGTCATCAGCCAACGGATCACCGAGACCGGCAAGTTCGGGGTGTGGAACCCCGTCGCCCAGGACGAGTACTGGTTCGCCGTCGTCGGCGTGCTGTGCGCCATCCTGGCCGGCGCCCTCTGGTACGTCCTGCACATGACGACACCGTCGCCGGACAGCTTCTTCGCCGGGATCGTGGGACTGCTGATCGCCGCCGCCGTGCTGTTGCCGTTGCTGCTGTCGCAGGAGTGGACCTCGGCCATCGGGACGGCCGTGATGCACCTGGTCATCGGGCTGCCGATCTTCTTCCTCATCCGGGCCATGGGCGCGAAGAGCCTGGAGTACTAG
- a CDS encoding biotin--[acetyl-CoA-carboxylase] ligase gives MTSHPDPSALEPELIGRAAGAYWRSIEVVAQTGSTNADLVARCAHDDAVGHVLIADHQVAGRGRHGRVWSSPTGAQLAMSAAVGSGGAAAAGVLGWLPLLTGVAAVRAIRTVTGVDAVLKWPNDVLVDGSKVAGILAELAHGAHPAVVIGLGINTGLTVADLPVPTATSLNLHTDTPVDRSALAGAVLAELADGLRSWPDDIAALTAAYREVCSTIGARVRMELPGDRSIVGTARDVDAFGRIVVLADGESHPTALAAGDVTHLRAIPGS, from the coding sequence ATGACGTCGCACCCCGACCCCAGCGCGCTCGAACCGGAACTGATCGGCCGTGCCGCCGGCGCGTACTGGCGCTCGATCGAGGTGGTGGCGCAGACCGGTTCGACGAACGCCGATCTGGTGGCTCGTTGCGCGCACGACGACGCGGTCGGACACGTGCTCATCGCTGACCATCAGGTGGCGGGTCGGGGACGTCACGGTCGCGTCTGGTCGTCGCCGACGGGAGCGCAGTTGGCGATGTCGGCGGCAGTCGGCTCGGGCGGCGCGGCGGCTGCAGGAGTCCTCGGATGGCTGCCGCTGCTGACCGGGGTGGCCGCGGTGCGCGCGATCCGGACGGTCACCGGGGTGGACGCGGTCCTCAAGTGGCCGAACGACGTGCTGGTGGACGGGTCGAAGGTGGCAGGCATCCTGGCCGAGTTGGCCCACGGCGCGCATCCGGCGGTGGTGATCGGCCTCGGCATCAACACCGGGCTCACGGTCGCGGACCTGCCGGTGCCCACGGCCACGTCGCTGAACCTGCACACCGACACCCCGGTGGACCGATCCGCGCTCGCCGGGGCGGTGCTCGCCGAACTCGCCGACGGTCTGCGGTCGTGGCCGGACGACATCGCTGCGCTGACCGCGGCCTACCGCGAGGTGTGCTCGACCATCGGAGCCCGTGTCCGGATGGAGCTACCCGGGGACCGGTCGATCGTCGGGACCGCCCGAGACGTCGATGCATTCGGCCGGATCGTCGTGCTGGCCGACGGTGAGAGTCACCCCACGGCACTCGCCGCCGGTGACGTCACGCATCTGCGTGCGATCCCGGGGTCCTAG
- a CDS encoding acyl-CoA carboxylase subunit beta has protein sequence MTTASRDADSAPDIHTTAGKLADLRGRLAEAEHPVGEDAVEKTHAKGKLTARERITHLLDEGSFVELDALARHRSTNFGLAERRPVGDGVVTGYGTVDGREVCVFSQDSTVFGGSLGEVYGEKIVKVMDLAIKTGRPLIGINDGAGARIQEGVVSLGLYGEIFHRNVRASGVIPQISLILGAAAGGHVYSPALTDFVVMVDKTSQMFITGPDVIKTVTGEDVTMEDLGGAQTHMSKSGTAHYVATDEEDALDYVKDLLGYLPSNNRAEAPRLPVAVPAAGSIEDTLTDEDLELDTLIPDSPNQPYDMHEVIARILDDDEFLEVQSGYAGNVIIGYGRVDGRSVGIVANQPTQFAGCLDINASEKAARFVRTCDCFNIPIITLVDVPGFLPGTEQEYNGIIRRGAKLLYAYGEATVGKITVITRKAYGGAYDVMGSKHMGADVNLAWPTAQIAVMGASGAVGFVYRGKLKEAAANGEDVDALRLELQQEYEDTLVNPYVAAERGYIDAVIPPSHTRGQIATALKLLERKMVTVPPKKHGNIPL, from the coding sequence ATGACAACAGCCTCGCGCGACGCAGACAGCGCGCCCGACATCCACACCACCGCCGGAAAGCTCGCTGACCTGCGTGGTCGCCTGGCCGAGGCAGAACACCCCGTCGGCGAGGACGCCGTCGAGAAGACCCACGCGAAGGGCAAGCTGACCGCGCGCGAGCGGATCACGCACCTGCTCGACGAGGGGTCGTTCGTCGAACTCGACGCGCTCGCCCGCCACCGCAGCACCAATTTCGGGTTGGCCGAGCGCCGACCCGTCGGTGACGGCGTGGTCACCGGGTACGGCACCGTCGACGGCCGCGAGGTCTGCGTGTTCAGCCAGGACTCCACGGTCTTCGGCGGCAGCCTCGGCGAGGTGTACGGCGAGAAGATCGTCAAGGTGATGGACCTGGCGATCAAGACCGGCCGCCCGCTGATCGGTATCAACGACGGCGCCGGAGCGCGCATCCAGGAGGGCGTCGTCTCGCTCGGTCTGTACGGCGAGATCTTCCACCGCAACGTCCGCGCGTCGGGTGTCATCCCGCAGATCTCGCTGATCCTCGGTGCCGCCGCCGGCGGGCACGTCTACTCCCCCGCCCTCACCGACTTTGTCGTGATGGTCGACAAGACGAGCCAGATGTTCATCACCGGCCCCGATGTGATCAAGACCGTCACCGGTGAGGACGTCACGATGGAGGATCTCGGCGGTGCGCAGACGCACATGTCGAAGTCCGGCACCGCGCACTACGTCGCCACCGACGAGGAGGACGCCCTCGACTACGTCAAGGACCTCCTCGGTTACCTGCCGAGCAACAACCGCGCCGAGGCACCCCGACTCCCCGTCGCCGTTCCCGCGGCCGGCTCGATCGAGGACACCCTGACCGACGAGGACCTCGAACTCGACACCCTCATCCCGGACTCGCCGAACCAGCCCTACGACATGCACGAGGTCATCGCGCGGATCCTCGACGACGACGAGTTCCTCGAGGTGCAGTCCGGCTACGCGGGCAACGTCATCATCGGATACGGCCGCGTCGACGGTCGCAGCGTCGGCATCGTGGCCAACCAGCCCACGCAGTTCGCCGGATGCCTCGACATCAACGCCTCGGAGAAGGCGGCGCGGTTCGTCCGAACCTGCGACTGCTTCAACATCCCGATCATCACCCTGGTCGACGTACCCGGTTTCCTGCCCGGCACCGAGCAGGAATACAACGGCATCATCCGACGCGGCGCGAAGCTGCTCTACGCCTACGGTGAGGCCACCGTCGGCAAGATCACCGTCATCACCCGCAAGGCGTACGGCGGCGCGTACGACGTCATGGGGTCCAAGCACATGGGCGCCGACGTCAACCTCGCCTGGCCCACCGCCCAGATCGCCGTGATGGGCGCATCCGGTGCGGTCGGGTTCGTCTACCGCGGCAAGCTCAAGGAGGCCGCGGCCAACGGCGAGGACGTCGACGCCCTGCGCCTCGAGCTGCAGCAGGAGTACGAGGACACGCTGGTCAACCCCTACGTGGCCGCCGAACGCGGCTACATCGACGCGGTCATCCCGCCGTCGCACACCCGCGGACAGATCGCGACCGCGCTCAAGCTGCTCGAGCGCAAGATGGTCACCGTCCCGCCCAAGAAGCACGGGAACATCCCGCTGTGA
- a CDS encoding acyl-CoA carboxylase subunit epsilon, whose protein sequence is MSAADDQTTPDDGDATAQAAPVFRIVKGNPTDEDVASIVAVLAAASGSGEAPPSGPRDLWGTPTDRLRPAEPLAPLNFVNLRFGY, encoded by the coding sequence GTGAGCGCCGCGGACGACCAGACCACCCCGGACGACGGTGACGCGACGGCCCAGGCCGCCCCGGTGTTCCGGATCGTGAAGGGCAACCCCACCGACGAGGACGTGGCGAGCATCGTGGCCGTGTTGGCCGCCGCGAGCGGCTCGGGCGAGGCGCCACCGTCCGGCCCCCGCGACCTGTGGGGCACCCCGACCGACCGACTCCGTCCCGCGGAGCCGCTCGCACCCCTGAACTTCGTCAACCTGAGGTTCGGTTACTGA
- a CDS encoding Maf family protein — translation MQVVLGSASPARLRVLRSAGIAPVVRVSDVDEDAVAADLGTQAQPEQVVAALAAAKARAVRETLADDPEIADDVVVIGCDSMLLVDGQLTGKPHTADVARAHWMSVRGRSAQLLTGHCLIRVGPGTPDVHAQAVSSTVVRFADVDEATIDAYVGSGEPLEVAGGFTLDGLGGWLIEGIDGDPSSVIGIGLPLVRRLLAELDVHLSELWTD, via the coding sequence ATCCAGGTCGTTCTCGGATCGGCGTCGCCGGCCCGACTGAGGGTGTTGCGGTCGGCCGGGATCGCACCGGTCGTCCGGGTCTCCGACGTCGACGAGGACGCCGTCGCGGCGGACCTCGGTACACAGGCCCAGCCCGAGCAGGTCGTGGCGGCCCTCGCCGCGGCCAAGGCACGGGCGGTGCGCGAGACACTCGCCGACGACCCGGAGATCGCCGACGACGTCGTGGTGATCGGTTGCGACTCCATGCTTCTCGTCGACGGGCAGCTCACCGGCAAGCCGCACACCGCGGACGTGGCTCGCGCACACTGGATGTCGGTGCGGGGGCGTTCGGCGCAGTTGCTCACGGGGCACTGCCTCATCCGGGTCGGCCCCGGCACTCCCGATGTGCACGCGCAGGCGGTCTCGTCGACCGTGGTGCGGTTCGCCGACGTCGACGAGGCGACGATCGACGCCTACGTCGGCTCGGGCGAACCGCTCGAGGTCGCGGGCGGGTTCACGCTCGACGGACTGGGTGGGTGGCTCATCGAGGGCATCGACGGCGACCCCTCCTCGGTCATCGGCATCGGACTGCCACTCGTCCGACGATTGCTAGCCGAACTCGACGTACATCTGTCCGAGCTCTGGACCGACTGA
- a CDS encoding ATP-binding cassette domain-containing protein: MTEQRPGRHSRREDHSTNDADDFASAATQVFTPVVASPRHEPIRKTPPSRPRPVDPLAVEVSGLTKTYGNQRVVDDVDFVVPVGTVLGLLGPNGAGKTTIVRMLATLLRPDAGEVRILGRDVAKESTAVRSLISLTGQYASVDNDLTALENLDIYGRLLGLKGSQARRRARELVDQFGLADAATRPVQGFSGGMRRRLDLAASMIHRPALLFLDEPTTGLDPRTRTQLWEIVRDVVAAGTTVVLTTQYLDEADALADHLVVIDHGRVVGRGTPETLKRSVGSFSLSIRLADPGSTPAAAATIEELLGHSVDIDRRTGELTAPVPDSARAAQVIAALSARRITVGEFGVHSPSLDEVFLALTDDRSKP; encoded by the coding sequence ATGACCGAACAGCGTCCCGGGCGGCATTCCCGGCGCGAGGATCACTCGACCAACGATGCGGACGATTTCGCGTCCGCCGCCACGCAGGTGTTCACGCCCGTCGTCGCATCGCCCCGGCATGAACCGATCCGGAAGACGCCGCCGAGCCGACCCCGACCCGTCGACCCCCTCGCCGTCGAGGTGTCGGGCCTGACCAAGACCTACGGAAATCAGCGGGTGGTCGACGACGTCGACTTCGTCGTGCCCGTGGGCACCGTCCTGGGCCTGCTGGGCCCCAACGGTGCAGGCAAGACCACGATCGTGCGGATGCTCGCCACACTGCTGCGGCCCGATGCCGGGGAGGTGCGGATCCTGGGGCGCGACGTGGCCAAGGAATCCACGGCGGTCCGTTCACTGATCTCGCTCACCGGGCAGTACGCGTCGGTCGACAACGACCTGACCGCGCTGGAGAACCTCGACATCTACGGCCGACTGCTGGGGTTGAAGGGATCGCAGGCGCGCAGACGCGCACGCGAACTGGTCGACCAGTTCGGCCTCGCCGACGCCGCGACCCGGCCGGTTCAGGGATTCTCCGGCGGTATGCGCCGCCGCCTCGACCTCGCCGCGAGCATGATCCACCGCCCCGCCCTGCTGTTCCTCGACGAGCCCACCACCGGACTCGACCCCCGCACACGGACCCAGCTGTGGGAGATCGTGCGCGATGTCGTCGCCGCCGGGACCACCGTCGTCCTCACCACCCAGTACCTCGACGAGGCGGACGCCCTCGCCGATCACCTCGTGGTCATCGACCACGGCCGCGTGGTCGGTCGCGGGACCCCCGAGACGCTCAAGAGGTCCGTCGGCAGCTTCTCGCTGTCGATCCGGCTGGCCGATCCCGGCAGCACCCCGGCCGCCGCCGCGACCATCGAAGAACTGCTCGGTCACTCGGTGGACATCGACCGCCGTACCGGCGAGCTGACCGCGCCGGTCCCCGACTCCGCCCGTGCCGCACAGGTCATCGCGGCGCTGTCCGCCCGTCGGATCACCGTGGGCGAGTTCGGCGTCCACTCGCCCTCGCTCGACGAGGTCTTCCTCGCCCTCACCGACGACCGGAGCAAGCCATGA
- a CDS encoding ABC transporter permease encodes MTSTENVFAAIPTATVTENISAGKAVRDTATLARRGLLKFKHSPQLLVDVIIVPIIYTVLFGSIFGGVIAGDVTTYLPTLIPGVLVNVAITSTVVVGIQLREDIDKGILDRFVSMPISRIAPLAGGLVAANLRYLIAVVITVGAGVAMGYRPASPLGVLASAALVVFSAFALSWVFALLGVALTKASAVQGFSALLLTILGFTSNAFVPTSTLPGWLRPIAEVNPLSQLISAVRLLANEGQVDHHLVYSVLGSLLIMAIATPLTVRIYLRKL; translated from the coding sequence ATGACCTCGACCGAGAACGTGTTCGCGGCCATCCCCACCGCGACGGTCACCGAGAACATCAGTGCCGGCAAGGCCGTCCGCGACACCGCCACGTTGGCGCGACGCGGCCTGCTCAAGTTCAAGCACTCCCCGCAGCTGCTGGTCGACGTCATCATCGTGCCGATCATCTACACGGTGTTGTTCGGCAGCATCTTCGGCGGCGTCATCGCCGGGGACGTGACGACCTACCTGCCCACCCTGATCCCCGGCGTGCTGGTCAACGTGGCGATCACCTCGACCGTGGTCGTCGGGATCCAGCTACGCGAGGACATCGACAAGGGCATACTCGACCGTTTCGTGTCGATGCCGATCTCCCGCATCGCACCGTTGGCGGGCGGACTCGTGGCCGCGAACCTGCGGTATCTGATCGCGGTGGTCATCACCGTCGGTGCGGGCGTGGCGATGGGGTACCGTCCGGCGAGCCCGCTCGGGGTGCTCGCGTCGGCTGCCCTGGTCGTGTTCTCCGCGTTCGCGCTGAGCTGGGTTTTCGCCCTGCTCGGGGTCGCACTGACGAAAGCCTCCGCCGTACAGGGGTTCTCGGCACTATTGCTCACCATCCTCGGCTTCACCTCGAACGCGTTCGTGCCCACCAGCACCCTGCCCGGGTGGTTACGGCCCATCGCCGAGGTCAATCCACTGTCGCAGCTGATCTCCGCGGTGCGTCTGCTCGCCAACGAGGGACAGGTCGATCACCATCTCGTCTACTCGGTGCTCGGTTCGTTGCTGATCATGGCGATCGCGACGCCGCTCACCGTGCGCATCTACCTGCGCAAGCTCTGA
- a CDS encoding glycosyltransferase: protein MRLALALNGSRGDVQPGIAVALEMTSRGHEVVVGVPENLVDFARGHGVDAHMFAPDTDELLKSPLIKRDLKSSNPRTRARAIREVTEFGAATMDERLLEMADGADLVVTGLMGQERGATVAEFRDAAFVPLHYCPVRPSRSVPVPLGPLAALRAVPVLSEAVWRLVDHAFWLGSARRGDVALRARLGMPTASGPLGGRLRNAGTPEIQAYDAGLFPALAAEWGPQRPLTGFVTPPAHAGRPSSDDEAVLTWLDEGTPPVYVGFGSMPLAEAAVTFTHLVETIRAHGHRVLVCAGPNADAVAGRLDGPGVLVVRAADHGLVLPRCVAAVHHGGAGTTGACARAGVPSLIAAFSADQPLWGRAISDAGLGATCRIRQTVDGEELPELIRRILDPDTAQRSRTFAQSMVGPQDAIAAIAEILEHTV, encoded by the coding sequence ATGAGACTCGCGCTCGCCCTCAACGGCAGCCGGGGCGATGTCCAACCGGGGATCGCCGTGGCGCTGGAGATGACGTCGCGGGGCCACGAGGTCGTCGTCGGTGTGCCGGAGAACCTGGTCGACTTCGCCCGGGGGCACGGTGTCGACGCGCACATGTTCGCCCCCGACACCGACGAGCTGCTGAAGTCCCCGCTGATCAAGCGCGATCTGAAGTCGTCGAACCCGCGGACGCGGGCACGGGCCATCCGCGAAGTGACCGAGTTCGGCGCGGCCACGATGGACGAGCGTTTGCTGGAGATGGCCGACGGCGCCGACCTCGTCGTCACCGGCCTGATGGGCCAGGAGCGTGGCGCGACGGTTGCCGAGTTCCGCGACGCGGCGTTCGTCCCCCTGCACTACTGCCCCGTCCGGCCGAGTCGGAGTGTTCCGGTTCCTCTCGGTCCGCTGGCCGCGCTACGGGCGGTGCCGGTGCTCAGCGAGGCGGTGTGGCGGCTGGTGGACCACGCCTTCTGGCTCGGTTCGGCACGACGTGGCGACGTCGCCCTGCGCGCGCGTCTGGGTATGCCCACCGCCTCGGGCCCTCTCGGCGGGCGACTCCGCAACGCGGGAACCCCGGAGATCCAGGCCTACGATGCCGGATTGTTCCCGGCGCTCGCCGCCGAGTGGGGGCCACAGCGCCCGCTCACCGGATTCGTCACCCCGCCCGCCCACGCGGGGCGGCCATCGTCCGACGACGAAGCGGTCCTGACGTGGCTCGACGAGGGAACGCCGCCGGTCTACGTCGGCTTCGGCAGCATGCCCCTGGCCGAGGCAGCCGTCACGTTCACCCACCTCGTCGAGACGATCCGCGCACACGGACACCGGGTTCTCGTCTGCGCGGGACCGAACGCCGACGCCGTCGCCGGGCGTCTCGACGGTCCCGGGGTGCTGGTGGTCCGCGCGGCCGACCACGGGCTCGTGCTGCCTCGTTGCGTCGCCGCGGTCCATCATGGCGGCGCCGGGACCACCGGGGCGTGTGCGCGGGCCGGCGTCCCGAGCCTGATCGCGGCGTTCAGCGCCGACCAGCCGTTGTGGGGACGCGCAATCAGCGACGCCGGACTCGGGGCCACGTGCCGTATCCGACAGACCGTCGACGGCGAAGAGTTACCCGAATTGATCCGAAGAATTCTCGATCCCGACACCGCACAACGCAGCCGTACATTCGCACAGTCGATGGTCGGTCCCCAGGACGCGATCGCGGCAATAGCGGAGATACTCGAACACACGGTGTGA